In Trichomycterus rosablanca isolate fTriRos1 chromosome 20, fTriRos1.hap1, whole genome shotgun sequence, one DNA window encodes the following:
- the LOC134334296 gene encoding claudin-8-like encodes MVASGCELIGLCLGIVGLIGSSTVTGLPMWKVTAFIQENIIVMETRWEGLWMNCYRQANIRMQCKVYDSLLYLPAELQAARGLMCCSVALSFLALVASIPGLRSTSCLSDQPRVKSLIMVVAGSMQIMSALCVIIPVSWTAHSVIQDFYNPLLLDAQRRELGEALYIGWVTGFLLFCSGVVFLSCRDYKSNRHYQPVYAANSLTMPHHPSSFHSISHQPLLLNRNIPPQQLSSLAYNPTVVPPAGQPALYTVPVVYPANMMPVQYHLPETLSTPGTSIHSINSGPPSIHPSIHPAPPIPAHQGNSKHPTQLSSVMDGYNRMGSEAHSSISHSTTGVYI; translated from the coding sequence ATGGTTGCCAGTGGCTGTGAGCTCATTGGCTTGTGCCTGGGCATCGTGGGTCTGATAGGCAGCTCGACAGTGACCGGCCTCCCCATGTGGAAGGTGACGGCGTTCATCCAGGAGAACATCATCGTGATGGAGACGCGCTGGGAGGGTCTGTGGATGAACTGCTACCGCCAAGCTAACATCCGCATGCAGTGTAAAGTCTACGACTCGCTGTTATACCTGCCCGCCGAGCTCCAGGCCGCCCGGGGCCTCATGTGCTGCTCGGTGGCGCTGAGCTTTCTGGCTTTGGTGGCGTCCATCCCGGGATTGCGTAGCACCTCGTGTCTGAGCGATCAACCGCGAGTCAAATCCCTTATCATGGTGGTCGCTGGATCGATGCAGATCATGTCTGCCCTCTGTGTCATTATTCCCGTCTCCTGGACGGCTCATTCCGTTATTCAGGACTTTTATAACCCGCTGTTACTCGACGCCCAGCGGAGGGAACTCGGCGAGGCGCTCTACATCGGCTGGGTCACTGGATTTCTGCTCTTCTGCTCGGGCGTGGTCTTCCTCTCGTGCCGGGACTACAAATCAAATCGACACTACCAGCCTGTATACGCTGCCAACAGCTTAACCATGCCACACCATCCCAGCTCATTTCACTCCATTTCCCATCAGCCTCTTCTGCTCAATCGTAATATTCCCCCTCAGCAGCTTTCTTCTCTGGCCTACAATCCTACTGTGGTGCCCCCTGCTGGACAGCCTGCTCTCTACACTGTTCCTGTAGTTTATCCTGCTAACATGATGCCTGTTCAGTACCACCTACCCGAGACACTCTCAACACCAGGAACTTCCATCCACTCCATAAACTCTGGACCCCCCAGCATCCACCCCAGCATTCACCCTGCACCCCCCATCCCAGCACACCAGGGGAACTCCAAACACCCCACCCAGCTCTCATCAGTGATGGATGGGTACAACAGAATGGGATCAGAGGCACACAGCTCCATTTCACATTCAACTACAGGAGTGTACATATAA
- the rwdd2b gene encoding RWD domain-containing protein 2B isoform X2 yields MALMEHAEAQLAEIELLVSMFPSVEELEVDQLALSELRAFVEGTSTDPPSTRAEVCVKIRTHTGVCVTLSCSYPPDYPQMLPEITVSDLSRTRHAALVSGLRSYLSESCSGEACVLSAVNWLRDHTDEHAEREDDAPREEPETANDETFTRLWIYSHHIYNKSKRKNILDWAKELELSGFSMPGKPGIVCVEGRRRCCEEFWARVKVLTWQRIMIRHREDVPLDPTNQSAESLRRFQGFEEAVFDPHGSRGNHMDLGQLFQFLSERGCAEIFQLYFGVEGR; encoded by the exons ATGGCTTTGATGGAGCATGCCGAGGCTCAGCTGGCAGAGATCGAGTTGTTGGTGAGCATGTTTCCCAGTGTGGAGGAGCTGGAGGTGGATCAGTTGGCTCTCTCAGAACTCAGGGCTTTTGTGGAGGGAACATCTACCGACCCCCCGAGCACCAGAGCTGAAGTGTGTGTGAAGATCAGGACTCACACTGGg GTGTGTGTTACGTTGTCCTGTTCGTACCCACCCGACTACCCACAAATGCTTCCTGAGATCACGGTCAG CGACCTGAGTCGAACCCGGCACGCGGCGCTGGTCTCCGGCCTGCGCTCGTACCTGAGCGAGAGCTGTAGCGGTGAAGCGTGCGTACTCTCCGCCGTTAACTGGCTCCGAGACCACACGGACGAACACGCGGAGCGAGAGGACGACGCCCCGAGAGAGGAACCCGAAACCGCTAACGACGAGACCTTCACCCGCCTCTGGATCTACAGCCATCACATCTACAACAAGAGCAAGAGGAAGAACATCCTGGACTGGGCTAAAGAGCTGGAGCTGTCCGGGTTCAGCATGCCGGGGAAGCCGGGGATCGTGTGTGTGGAGGGGCGGCGGCGCTGCTGCGAGGAATTCTGGGCCAG GGTGAAGGTTCTGACGTGGCAGCGCATCATGATCCGCCACAGAGAGGATGTCCCTCTGGATCCCACCAATCAGAGCGCAGAGTCGCTGCGCAGGTTCCAAGGGTTCGAGGAGGCGGTGTTCGATCCTCACGGCAGCAGAGGGAACCACATGGACCTCGGTCAGCTCTTCCAGTTCCTGAGCGAGCGCGGCTGTGCCGAGATCTTCCAGCTGTATTTCGGAGTTGAGGGACGATGA
- the grik1b gene encoding glutamate receptor ionotropic, kainate 1 isoform X2, producing the protein MARQSRLCLMLPLALPLLLCVLAQLRTSAQQTVLRIGGIFETLENEPVGVEELAFKFAVTSINRNRTLMPNTTLTYDIQRINMFDSFEASRRACDQLSLGVAAVFGPSHSSSVSAVQSICNALEVPHIQTRWKHPSMDNRDTFYVNLHPEYASISRAVLDIVHFYKWRSVTVVYEDATGLIRLQELIKAPSRYSIKIKIRQLPIGSRDARPLLKEMKKGKEFCVIFDCSYQSTAEVLKQLLSMGMMTEYYHFFFTTLDLYALDLEPYRYSGVNMTGFRLLNVENSQVASVLERWSMERIQTPQKPDAGLMDSMMTTEAALMYDAVFMVAAAAQRASQITVSSLQCHRHKPWRFGSRFINTFKESQWNGLTGLIVLNRTDGLRKDFDLDIISLKEDGMEKLDVGRFQKVWRKIGVWNSNTGLNLTDSNKDKTGNLSDSMTNRTLIVTTILENPYVMYKKSDKPLYGNDRFEGYCLDLLKELSNILGFSYEVKLVSDGKYGAQNDKGEWNGMVRELIDHVADLAVAPLTITYVREKVIDFSKPFMTLGISILYHKPNGTNPGVFSFLNPLSPDIWMYVLLACLGVSCVLFVIARFTPYEWYNPHPCNPDSDVVENNFTLINSVWFGVGALMQQGSELMPKALSTRIVGGIWWFFTLIIISSYTANLAAFLTVERMDSPIDSADDLAKQTKIEYGAVRDGSTMTFFKKSKISTYEKMWAFMSSRKNTALVKNNREGIQRVLTTDYALLMESTSIEYISQRNCNLTQIGGLIDSKGYGVGTPIGSPYRDKVTIAILQLQEEGKLHMMKEKWWRGNGCPEEDSKEASALGVENIGGIFIVLAAGLVLSVFVAIGEFVYRSRRNPDGEEEEPGAAQCEWHDKL; encoded by the exons ATGGCCAGACAGAGCCGACTTTGTTTGATGTTGCCGCTCGCGCTGCCGCTGCTGCTGTGCGTCCTCGCGCAGCTCCGCACGAGCGCGCAACAGACCGTCCTGCGCATCG GCGGTATTTTTGAGACGTTGGAGAACGAGCCGGTCGGCGTGGAGGAGCTGGCGTTTAAATTTGCAGTGACGAGCATCAACCGCAACAGAACGTTAATGCCCAACACCACGCTCACCTACGACATCCAGCGCATCAACATGTTCGACAGCTTCGAGGCCTCCAGACGAG CGTGTGATCAGCTCTCCCTGGGCGTGGCCGCCGTCTTCGGTCCCTCCCACAGTTCGTCGGTCAGCGCGGTCCAGTCCATCTGTAACGCTCTGGAGGTTCCTCACATCCAGACCCGCTGGAAACACCCGAGCATGGACAACAGGGACACCTTCTACGTCAACCTGCACCCCGAGTACGCCTCCATCAGCCGGGCGGTGCTCGACATCGTGCACTTCTACAAGTGGAGGAGCGTCACTGTGGTGTACGAGGACGCCACCG GTCTGATCCGACTGCAGGAGCTGATCAAAGCTCCCTCCAGGTACAGCATCAAGATCAAAATTCGGCAGCTACCTATCGGGAGTCGGGACGCTCGGCCGCTTCTCAAAGAGATGAAGAAGGGAAAAGAGTTCTGTGTGATATTCGACTGCTCGTACCAGAGCACGGCCGAGGTCCTCAAACag ttgctCTCTATGGGGATGATGACGGAGTATTATCACTTCTTCTTCACCACACTG gacCTGTACGCTCTGGATCTGGAACCGTACCGGTACAGCGGTGTGAATATGACGGGTTTCCGGCTCCTGAATGTGGAGAACTCTCAGGTGGCGTCGGTCCTGGAGAGATGGTCCATGGAGAGGATTCAGACACCACAGAAACCGGACGCTGGTTTAATGGACAGCATGATGACG ACTGAAGCCGCTCTGATGTACGATGCCGTGTTCATGGTGGCGGCGGCGGCTCAGAGGGCGTCGCAGATCACGGTGAGCTCACTGCAGTGTCACCGGCACAAACCCTGGCGCTTCGGCTCGCGCTTCATCAACACTTTTAAAGAG TCTCAGTGGAACGGATTAACTGGACTGATCGTCCTGAACAGGACTGACGGGCTCAGGAAGGACTTTGACCTTGACATCATCAGCTTGAAAGAGGACGGCATGGAAAAg TTGGATGTCGGGCGGTTTCAGAAGGTTTGGAGGAAG ATCGGGGTGTGGAACTCCAATACGGGTCTGAATCTGACCGACAGTAACAAAGACAAGACGGGAAACCTCTCGGACTCCATGACGAACCGGACTCTCATCGTCACCACCATTCTG gaGAACCCGTACGTGATGTATAAGAAGTCGGATAAGCCGCTGTACGGGAACGACCGGTTCGAGGGGTACTGCTTAGACCTCCTGAAGGAACTCTCCAACATCCTGGGATTCTCCTACGAGGTCAAACTCGTCTCCGACGGGAAATACGGGGCGCAGAACGATAAGGGCGAGTGGAACGGCATGGTTCGAGAGCTCATCGATCAC GTGGCGGATTTAGCCGTGGCTCCTCTCACCATCACCTACGTGAGGGAGAAGGTGATCGATTTCTCCAAACCCTTCATGACTCTGGGGATTTCCATCCTGTACCACAAACCCAACGGCACCAACCCCGGCGTGTTCTCCTTCCTGAACCCGCTCTCGCCCGACATCTGGATGTATGTCCTGCTCGCCTGTCTGGGGGTCAGCTGCGTCCTGTTCGTCATCGCCAG gttcacTCCTTACGAGTGGTACAACCCTCACCcctgtaaccccgactcagatgtAGTGGAGAACAACTTCACGCTGATCAACAGTGTTTGGTTCGGTGTGGGAGCTCTGATGCAGCAGG GTTCGGAGCTCATGCCTAAAGCCTTGTCGACGCGGATCGTGGGGGGGATCTGGTGGTTCTTCaccctcatcatcatctcatcGTACACGGCTAATCTCGCCGCCTTCCTCACCGTGGAGCGCATGGACTCGCCCATCGATTCGGCCGACGATCTGGCCAAACAGACCAAGATCGAGTACGGAGCGGTGAGGGACGGCTCCACCATGACCTTTTTCAAG AAATCGAAGATCTCGACGTACGAGAAGATGTGGGCGTTCATGAGCAGCCGTAAGAACACGGCGCTGGTGAAGAACAACCGCGAGGGCATCCAGCGCGTCCTCACCACCGACTACGCCCTGCTGATGGAGTCCACCAGTATCGAGTACATCAGCCAGCGCAACTGCAACCTCACGCAAATCGGCGGCCTCATCGACTCCAAGGGCTACGGAGTGGGAACACCCATCG GTTCTCCGTACCGAGACAAGGTGACGATCGCCATCCTGCAGCTGCAGGAGGAAGGGAAGCTGCACATGATGAAGGAGAAGTGGTGGCGAGGGAACGGCTGCCCCGAGGAGGACAGTAAGGAGGCCAGCGCGCTCGGCGTGGAGAACATCGGTGGGATCTTCATCGTCCTCGCCGCCGGACTCGTGCTCTCCGTCTTCGTGGCCATCGGAGAGTTCGTGTACCGATCCCGCCGAAACCCAGacggggaggaggaggagcccGGCGCCGCCCAGTGTGAGTGGCACGACAAGCTCTGA
- the rwdd2b gene encoding RWD domain-containing protein 2B isoform X1, which produces MALMEHAEAQLAEIELLVSMFPSVEELEVDQLALSELRAFVEGTSTDPPSTRAEVCVKIRTHTGVCVTLSCSYPPDYPQMLPEITVRCSDLSRTRHAALVSGLRSYLSESCSGEACVLSAVNWLRDHTDEHAEREDDAPREEPETANDETFTRLWIYSHHIYNKSKRKNILDWAKELELSGFSMPGKPGIVCVEGRRRCCEEFWARVKVLTWQRIMIRHREDVPLDPTNQSAESLRRFQGFEEAVFDPHGSRGNHMDLGQLFQFLSERGCAEIFQLYFGVEGR; this is translated from the exons ATGGCTTTGATGGAGCATGCCGAGGCTCAGCTGGCAGAGATCGAGTTGTTGGTGAGCATGTTTCCCAGTGTGGAGGAGCTGGAGGTGGATCAGTTGGCTCTCTCAGAACTCAGGGCTTTTGTGGAGGGAACATCTACCGACCCCCCGAGCACCAGAGCTGAAGTGTGTGTGAAGATCAGGACTCACACTGGg GTGTGTGTTACGTTGTCCTGTTCGTACCCACCCGACTACCCACAAATGCTTCCTGAGATCACGGTCAG ATGCAGCGACCTGAGTCGAACCCGGCACGCGGCGCTGGTCTCCGGCCTGCGCTCGTACCTGAGCGAGAGCTGTAGCGGTGAAGCGTGCGTACTCTCCGCCGTTAACTGGCTCCGAGACCACACGGACGAACACGCGGAGCGAGAGGACGACGCCCCGAGAGAGGAACCCGAAACCGCTAACGACGAGACCTTCACCCGCCTCTGGATCTACAGCCATCACATCTACAACAAGAGCAAGAGGAAGAACATCCTGGACTGGGCTAAAGAGCTGGAGCTGTCCGGGTTCAGCATGCCGGGGAAGCCGGGGATCGTGTGTGTGGAGGGGCGGCGGCGCTGCTGCGAGGAATTCTGGGCCAG GGTGAAGGTTCTGACGTGGCAGCGCATCATGATCCGCCACAGAGAGGATGTCCCTCTGGATCCCACCAATCAGAGCGCAGAGTCGCTGCGCAGGTTCCAAGGGTTCGAGGAGGCGGTGTTCGATCCTCACGGCAGCAGAGGGAACCACATGGACCTCGGTCAGCTCTTCCAGTTCCTGAGCGAGCGCGGCTGTGCCGAGATCTTCCAGCTGTATTTCGGAGTTGAGGGACGATGA
- the grik1b gene encoding glutamate receptor ionotropic, kainate 1 isoform X1 yields the protein MARQSRLCLMLPLALPLLLCVLAQLRTSAQQTVLRIGGIFETLENEPVGVEELAFKFAVTSINRNRTLMPNTTLTYDIQRINMFDSFEASRRACDQLSLGVAAVFGPSHSSSVSAVQSICNALEVPHIQTRWKHPSMDNRDTFYVNLHPEYASISRAVLDIVHFYKWRSVTVVYEDATGLIRLQELIKAPSRYSIKIKIRQLPIGSRDARPLLKEMKKGKEFCVIFDCSYQSTAEVLKQLLSMGMMTEYYHFFFTTLDLYALDLEPYRYSGVNMTGFRLLNVENSQVASVLERWSMERIQTPQKPDAGLMDSMMTTEAALMYDAVFMVAAAAQRASQITVSSLQCHRHKPWRFGSRFINTFKESQWNGLTGLIVLNRTDGLRKDFDLDIISLKEDGMEKIGVWNSNTGLNLTDSNKDKTGNLSDSMTNRTLIVTTILENPYVMYKKSDKPLYGNDRFEGYCLDLLKELSNILGFSYEVKLVSDGKYGAQNDKGEWNGMVRELIDHVADLAVAPLTITYVREKVIDFSKPFMTLGISILYHKPNGTNPGVFSFLNPLSPDIWMYVLLACLGVSCVLFVIARFTPYEWYNPHPCNPDSDVVENNFTLINSVWFGVGALMQQGSELMPKALSTRIVGGIWWFFTLIIISSYTANLAAFLTVERMDSPIDSADDLAKQTKIEYGAVRDGSTMTFFKKSKISTYEKMWAFMSSRKNTALVKNNREGIQRVLTTDYALLMESTSIEYISQRNCNLTQIGGLIDSKGYGVGTPIGSPYRDKVTIAILQLQEEGKLHMMKEKWWRGNGCPEEDSKEASALGVENIGGIFIVLAAGLVLSVFVAIGEFVYRSRRNPDGEEEEPGAAQCEWHDKL from the exons ATGGCCAGACAGAGCCGACTTTGTTTGATGTTGCCGCTCGCGCTGCCGCTGCTGCTGTGCGTCCTCGCGCAGCTCCGCACGAGCGCGCAACAGACCGTCCTGCGCATCG GCGGTATTTTTGAGACGTTGGAGAACGAGCCGGTCGGCGTGGAGGAGCTGGCGTTTAAATTTGCAGTGACGAGCATCAACCGCAACAGAACGTTAATGCCCAACACCACGCTCACCTACGACATCCAGCGCATCAACATGTTCGACAGCTTCGAGGCCTCCAGACGAG CGTGTGATCAGCTCTCCCTGGGCGTGGCCGCCGTCTTCGGTCCCTCCCACAGTTCGTCGGTCAGCGCGGTCCAGTCCATCTGTAACGCTCTGGAGGTTCCTCACATCCAGACCCGCTGGAAACACCCGAGCATGGACAACAGGGACACCTTCTACGTCAACCTGCACCCCGAGTACGCCTCCATCAGCCGGGCGGTGCTCGACATCGTGCACTTCTACAAGTGGAGGAGCGTCACTGTGGTGTACGAGGACGCCACCG GTCTGATCCGACTGCAGGAGCTGATCAAAGCTCCCTCCAGGTACAGCATCAAGATCAAAATTCGGCAGCTACCTATCGGGAGTCGGGACGCTCGGCCGCTTCTCAAAGAGATGAAGAAGGGAAAAGAGTTCTGTGTGATATTCGACTGCTCGTACCAGAGCACGGCCGAGGTCCTCAAACag ttgctCTCTATGGGGATGATGACGGAGTATTATCACTTCTTCTTCACCACACTG gacCTGTACGCTCTGGATCTGGAACCGTACCGGTACAGCGGTGTGAATATGACGGGTTTCCGGCTCCTGAATGTGGAGAACTCTCAGGTGGCGTCGGTCCTGGAGAGATGGTCCATGGAGAGGATTCAGACACCACAGAAACCGGACGCTGGTTTAATGGACAGCATGATGACG ACTGAAGCCGCTCTGATGTACGATGCCGTGTTCATGGTGGCGGCGGCGGCTCAGAGGGCGTCGCAGATCACGGTGAGCTCACTGCAGTGTCACCGGCACAAACCCTGGCGCTTCGGCTCGCGCTTCATCAACACTTTTAAAGAG TCTCAGTGGAACGGATTAACTGGACTGATCGTCCTGAACAGGACTGACGGGCTCAGGAAGGACTTTGACCTTGACATCATCAGCTTGAAAGAGGACGGCATGGAAAAg ATCGGGGTGTGGAACTCCAATACGGGTCTGAATCTGACCGACAGTAACAAAGACAAGACGGGAAACCTCTCGGACTCCATGACGAACCGGACTCTCATCGTCACCACCATTCTG gaGAACCCGTACGTGATGTATAAGAAGTCGGATAAGCCGCTGTACGGGAACGACCGGTTCGAGGGGTACTGCTTAGACCTCCTGAAGGAACTCTCCAACATCCTGGGATTCTCCTACGAGGTCAAACTCGTCTCCGACGGGAAATACGGGGCGCAGAACGATAAGGGCGAGTGGAACGGCATGGTTCGAGAGCTCATCGATCAC GTGGCGGATTTAGCCGTGGCTCCTCTCACCATCACCTACGTGAGGGAGAAGGTGATCGATTTCTCCAAACCCTTCATGACTCTGGGGATTTCCATCCTGTACCACAAACCCAACGGCACCAACCCCGGCGTGTTCTCCTTCCTGAACCCGCTCTCGCCCGACATCTGGATGTATGTCCTGCTCGCCTGTCTGGGGGTCAGCTGCGTCCTGTTCGTCATCGCCAG gttcacTCCTTACGAGTGGTACAACCCTCACCcctgtaaccccgactcagatgtAGTGGAGAACAACTTCACGCTGATCAACAGTGTTTGGTTCGGTGTGGGAGCTCTGATGCAGCAGG GTTCGGAGCTCATGCCTAAAGCCTTGTCGACGCGGATCGTGGGGGGGATCTGGTGGTTCTTCaccctcatcatcatctcatcGTACACGGCTAATCTCGCCGCCTTCCTCACCGTGGAGCGCATGGACTCGCCCATCGATTCGGCCGACGATCTGGCCAAACAGACCAAGATCGAGTACGGAGCGGTGAGGGACGGCTCCACCATGACCTTTTTCAAG AAATCGAAGATCTCGACGTACGAGAAGATGTGGGCGTTCATGAGCAGCCGTAAGAACACGGCGCTGGTGAAGAACAACCGCGAGGGCATCCAGCGCGTCCTCACCACCGACTACGCCCTGCTGATGGAGTCCACCAGTATCGAGTACATCAGCCAGCGCAACTGCAACCTCACGCAAATCGGCGGCCTCATCGACTCCAAGGGCTACGGAGTGGGAACACCCATCG GTTCTCCGTACCGAGACAAGGTGACGATCGCCATCCTGCAGCTGCAGGAGGAAGGGAAGCTGCACATGATGAAGGAGAAGTGGTGGCGAGGGAACGGCTGCCCCGAGGAGGACAGTAAGGAGGCCAGCGCGCTCGGCGTGGAGAACATCGGTGGGATCTTCATCGTCCTCGCCGCCGGACTCGTGCTCTCCGTCTTCGTGGCCATCGGAGAGTTCGTGTACCGATCCCGCCGAAACCCAGacggggaggaggaggagcccGGCGCCGCCCAGTGTGAGTGGCACGACAAGCTCTGA
- the usp16 gene encoding ubiquitin carboxyl-terminal hydrolase 16: MGKKRAKNKAKSPREDSSVDLIEVKCGHIRKGVEHSWLRKAALEKNWNTCQGCEQERKQSEAQTEDEDQGEAQTIWTCLKCGHRGCGRFSNHKHAIKHYEKAHSDPHCLVLSLDNWSVWCYICDDEIQYSSTGRLAQLISNIKRHTLEGPGHRSSRKLKDEDNTVGDTAEENAPQKEPEPKEEPKEIKKTGEAPNGPEPCTGAVPVRGLSNLGNTCFFNAVVQNLSQTWLLRQLLCGLRDEESSVVITPSSSSQLDPLQVRLSRPGPLTLAMCQLLNEIQETKRNVVTPQDLFTQVCKKAARFKGFQQQDSQELLRYLLDGMRNEENSRVTAGISEALKGSAEGSEALQRKLLKDYESAGTRTLVERVFGGETTSTVMCKVCRTVSVVTESFLDLSLPVADEAYRKKKAAPQTSKERVDGGRGPEPPDATETEDVLTGAGSKYQQKKAKKQARKQAKNQRRQQKPGAKLTLDSLTDDGAAGEGEPGDPESVGGADEPRSQSEPEELNHHNPAEEEEEEEKEEEGSPASNRFSSLSEERVNDERDEMEEAELSRKVRELSLTSEEKQNESVESGPRAESEAESGPRAESRPQVESQAESVPQAESEAESEMESEAESEAESEAATGPEFVIVNQDPELAFSSLASRAAVSSSQCSVESSLHQFTQVEELSDTNSLLCVTCSRRDGQGDKKKIYREALKQMLISSPPPVLTLHLKRFQQVAYSVCKVNRHVQFSQVLDLAPFCSIHCKEVQNEQTQLLYSLYGIVEHSGTMRSGHYTAFIKSRAHSGAADPREAGEATPPKGSWFHVSDSSVTPVPESRVLNSQAYLLFYERIS; the protein is encoded by the exons ATGGGAAAGAAGCGAGCAAAGAACAAAGCCAAGAGTCCTAGAGAGGACAGCTCTGTGGACCTGATAG AAGTGAAATGTGGACACATCCGTAAGGGAGTGGAACACAGCTGGTTGAGGAAGGCTGCTCTGGAGAAGAACTGGAACACGTGTCAGGGGTGCGAACAGGAGAGGAAACAGTCCGAGGCTCAGACGGAGGATGAGGACCAGGGGGAGGCACAGACGATATGGACGTGTCTCAAATGTGGACACAGG GGTTGTGGGAGGTTCTCGAACCATAAACACGCCATTAAACACTACGAGAAAGCTCATTCTGACCCGCACTGCCTGGTGCTGAGCCTCGACAACTGGAGTGTGTG gtGTTATATCTGTGATGATGAGATCCAGTACTCCAGCACAGGACGACTGGCTCAGCTCATCTCCAACATCAAGAGACACACGCTGGAGGGACCCGGGCACAGGAGCAGCAGGA aACTAAAGGACGAGGATAACACCGTGGGCGACACGGCGGAGGAAAACGCGCCCCAGAAAGAGCCGGAACCAAAAGAAGAACCGAAAGAAATCAAGAAGACGGGCGAGGCACCGAACGGGCCGGAACCGTGCACCGGGGCTGTACCGGTACGAGGTCTCAGCAACCTGGGCAACACGTGCTTCTTCAACGCAGTGGTGCAG AATCTGTCACAGACGTGGCTGCTGCGTCAGCTTCTGTGTGGTTTACGGGACGAGGAGAGCAGTGTGGTGATCACGCCGTCGTCCTCCTCCCAACTG GATCCTTTGCAGGTCCGTCTGTCCAGACCCGGCCCGCTCACTCTGGCCATGTGCCAACTGCTGAACGAGATCCAGGAGACCAAACGTAACGTGGTGACGCCGCAAGATCTCTTCACACAAGTGTGCAAGAA ggcCGCGAGGTTTAAAGGCTTTCAACAGCAGGACAGTCAGGAGCTGCTGCGCTACCTGCTGGACGGCATGAGGAACGAGGAAAACAGC CGGGTCACCGCCGGGATTTCGGAGGCGCTGAAGGGTTCGGCTGAAGGTTCCGAGGCGCTGCAGAGGAAGCTGCTGAAAG ACTACGAGAGCGCTGGGACCCGGACCCTGGTGGAGCGAGTGTTCGGAGGAGAGACCACCAGCACCGTCATGTGTAAGGTGTGCAGGACGGTTTCCGTGGTGACCGAAAGCTTCCTGGACCTGTCGTTACCGGTCGCAGATGAG GCGTACAGGAAGAAGAAAGCCGCTCCTCAGACGAGTAAAGAACGCGTGGACGGCGGGCGTGGCCCCGAACCTCCTGACGCCACCGAGACTGAGGACGTGCTGACGGGCGCCGGTAGCAAGTACCAGCAGAAAAAGGCTAAGAAGCAAGCGAGGAAACAGGCGAAG AACCAGCGGCGGCAGCAGAAACCGGGCGCCAAACTCACGCTGGACTCACTGACCGACGACGGCGCTGCAGGGGAAGGGGAACCGGGGGATCCGGAGAGCGTGGGCGGGGCAGACGAGCCCAGGAGCCAATCAGAACCTGAGGAATTAAATCATCACAACCCTgctgaagaggaggaggaggaggaaaaggaggaggagggaaGCCCCGCCTCTAATCGCTTTAGCAGCCTATCAGAGGAGAGAGTGAATGACGAGAGAGATGAGATGGAGGAGGCGGAGCTGAGCCGAAAGGTGCGAGAACTGTCGCTTACATCCGAAGAGAAGCAGAACGAGAGCGTGGAGTCCGGACCCCGGGCGGAGTCAGAGGCGGAGTCCGGACCCCGGGCGGAGTCCAGACCTCAGGTGGAGTCACAGGCGGAGTCCGTACCCCAGGCGGAGTCAGAGGCGGAGTCAGAGATGGAGTCAGAGGCGGAGTCAGAGGCGGAGTCAGAGGCAGCGACCGGGCCGGAGTTCGTGATCGTGAACCAGGATCCTGAACTCGCCTTCTCCTCTCTGGCCAGCAGGGCGGCGGTGAGCAGCTCGCAGTGTTCGGTGGAGTCCAGTCTCCATCAGTTCACTCAGGTGGAGGAACTGAGCGACACCAACAGCCTGCTGTGTGTCACCTGCAGCCGGAGAGACGGTCAGG gtgATAAGAAGAAGATCTACAGGGAGGCTCTGAAGCAGATGCTGATCTCGTCTCCTCCTCCTGTCCTAACTCTGCACCTTAAAAGGTTCcagcag gtggcgtacagtgtgtgtaaagtCAACAGGCACGTCCAGTTTTCTCAGGTGCTCGACCTCGCCCCGTTTTGCTCCATACACTGCAAG gaggtgCAGAACGAGCAGACTCAGCTCCTGTACTCTCTCTATGGTATAGTGGAACACAGCGGGACGATGCGCTCCGGTCACTACACCGCCTTCATTAAATCCCGAGCTCACAGCGGCGCTGCGGATCCTC GTGAGGCAGGTGAGGCGACGCCCCCTAAAGGCTCCTGGTTCCACGTGAGTGACAGCAGTGTGACGCCGGTACCTGAGTCCCGGGTGCTGAACTCTCAGGCGTACCTGCTCTTCTACGAGAGGATCTCCTAA